One region of Brachybacterium saurashtrense genomic DNA includes:
- a CDS encoding transglycosylase family protein → MPTHSTHATRTSKAALMRRGLTRSAVALAGGAVVASGMLVATSTSASAATGWDEVAACESGGDWSINTGNGYYGGLQFSQSSWEAAGGLQYAERADLASKSEQIAAAETLLSMQGAGAWPNCGVALSGGADTSGAPSAEQEEQQASEQESTSQESTESREQEQQSTRSTERESSAPQGDWSCDGDGIADNCDENGFTKETAPAEEPAQEPAEQAAPQASEQGAPGSKATPDLSVAGTLEVDGTMGPKTITALQDWLGVEQTGEMDEETTLALQAWAKTSQDGVIGENTVAGLQHEIGATQNGSDEIDEGTVEVLQTFLNLY, encoded by the coding sequence ATGCCCACGCACAGCACGCACGCCACCCGGACCTCCAAGGCCGCGCTCATGCGCCGAGGCCTCACCCGCTCCGCCGTCGCCCTGGCCGGCGGCGCCGTGGTCGCCTCCGGGATGCTGGTGGCCACCTCCACCTCTGCCAGCGCCGCCACTGGCTGGGACGAGGTCGCCGCCTGCGAGTCGGGCGGGGACTGGTCGATCAACACCGGCAACGGCTACTACGGCGGACTGCAGTTCTCGCAGTCCTCCTGGGAGGCCGCCGGTGGCCTGCAGTACGCCGAGCGCGCCGATCTCGCCTCCAAGAGCGAGCAGATCGCGGCGGCGGAGACCCTGCTGAGCATGCAGGGTGCGGGCGCCTGGCCGAACTGCGGCGTGGCCCTCAGCGGCGGCGCCGACACCTCCGGCGCCCCCAGCGCCGAGCAGGAGGAGCAGCAGGCCTCCGAGCAGGAGTCCACCTCACAGGAGTCCACCGAGAGCCGCGAGCAGGAGCAGCAGTCCACCCGCTCCACCGAGCGCGAGAGCTCCGCGCCGCAGGGCGACTGGAGCTGCGACGGCGACGGCATCGCCGACAACTGCGACGAGAACGGCTTCACCAAGGAGACCGCGCCTGCCGAGGAGCCGGCTCAGGAGCCGGCCGAGCAGGCCGCCCCGCAGGCCTCCGAGCAGGGCGCTCCGGGCTCGAAGGCCACGCCGGACCTGTCGGTGGCCGGCACGCTCGAGGTCGACGGGACGATGGGCCCGAAGACCATCACCGCCCTCCAGGACTGGCTGGGCGTTGAGCAGACCGGCGAGATGGATGAGGAGACCACCCTCGCGCTCCAGGCCTGGGCGAAGACCTCCCAGGACGGCGTGATCGGCGAGAACACCGTCGCCGGCCTCCAGCACGAGATCGGCGCCACCCAGAACGGCTCCGACGAGATCGACGAGGGCACCGTGGAGGTCCTGCAGACCTTCCTCAACCTCTACTGA
- a CDS encoding MFS transporter: MTSTHTPHPATEPPSPQTPVQVATRPFGWRDKIGYMFGDWGNDFTFLLQSTFFLIFYTNVMGINAAHVGTLLFAARLLDAFTDVGAGRLIDTLRPGRSGRFKPWLLRIMIPVTGAAFLMFSPFVADGAYGTRLAWMIVTYLLWGSVFYTLINIPYGSMASVISNDPGHRASLSVFRSLGATLANIAISVILPLIVFVQVSGQSTMDGTRMMWAALGCAVLGVLCYLLCFVNVEERITTPPKERADRQSLWAALGTMLTNRGLTGLIVTALFMLVAFMMLGGMMPYMLNEYFNDGQLLSIVNFVGLAPTLLLVPVAAKLAKTFGKREVGIVGLVLAVASGVVLFVLRTDSPYVFMVGYALLMLGVSALNILIWAFITDVIDLQEIRTGERNDATVYGMYSWSRKLGQAIAGGLTGWALGWIGYESGGVVQTQSVLDGIYTLGTLVPALLLAASLLALLFWYPLSKKRVDENVAVLAERHASAASTTEQS; this comes from the coding sequence ATGACGAGCACCCACACCCCCCATCCCGCGACGGAGCCGCCGTCGCCGCAGACCCCGGTCCAGGTCGCCACGCGACCGTTCGGCTGGCGGGACAAGATCGGCTACATGTTCGGCGACTGGGGGAACGACTTCACGTTCCTCCTCCAGTCCACCTTCTTCCTGATCTTCTACACCAACGTGATGGGCATCAACGCCGCACACGTGGGCACACTGCTCTTCGCCGCGCGCCTGCTGGACGCCTTCACCGACGTGGGTGCGGGCCGCCTCATCGACACCCTGCGCCCCGGCCGCTCCGGTCGCTTCAAGCCCTGGCTGCTGCGGATCATGATCCCGGTGACCGGCGCCGCCTTCCTCATGTTCTCCCCCTTCGTGGCCGACGGCGCCTACGGCACCCGCCTGGCATGGATGATCGTCACCTACCTTCTGTGGGGCTCGGTCTTCTACACCCTGATCAACATCCCCTACGGCTCGATGGCCTCGGTGATCTCCAACGATCCCGGGCACCGCGCCTCGCTGTCCGTGTTCCGCTCCCTGGGGGCGACCCTCGCCAACATCGCCATCTCGGTGATCCTGCCGCTGATCGTGTTCGTGCAGGTCTCGGGCCAGTCGACGATGGACGGCACCCGCATGATGTGGGCGGCGCTCGGCTGCGCGGTGCTGGGCGTGCTCTGCTACCTGCTGTGCTTCGTGAACGTCGAGGAGCGCATCACCACGCCGCCGAAGGAGCGCGCGGATCGCCAGAGCCTGTGGGCGGCGCTCGGCACGATGCTCACCAACCGCGGCCTCACCGGGCTGATCGTCACCGCACTGTTCATGCTCGTCGCCTTCATGATGTTGGGCGGCATGATGCCGTACATGCTCAACGAGTACTTCAACGACGGCCAGCTGCTGAGCATCGTGAACTTCGTGGGCCTGGCCCCCACCCTTCTGCTGGTCCCCGTCGCCGCGAAGCTCGCGAAGACCTTCGGCAAGCGCGAGGTGGGCATCGTGGGACTCGTCCTCGCCGTGGCCTCCGGCGTGGTGCTGTTCGTGCTCCGCACCGACAGTCCGTACGTGTTCATGGTGGGTTACGCGCTGCTGATGCTCGGCGTCTCCGCGCTGAACATCCTCATCTGGGCCTTCATCACGGACGTCATCGATCTGCAGGAGATCCGCACCGGGGAGCGCAACGACGCGACCGTGTACGGCATGTACTCCTGGTCCCGCAAGCTCGGCCAGGCCATCGCGGGCGGCCTCACCGGCTGGGCGCTGGGCTGGATCGGCTACGAATCCGGCGGCGTGGTCCAGACCCAGTCCGTGCTCGACGGCATCTACACCCTCGGCACCCTGGTCCCGGCGCTGCTCCTGGCGGCCTCGCTGCTGGCGCTGCTGTTCTGGTACCCGCTGTCCAAGAAGCGGGTGGACGAGAACGTCGCGGTCCTCGCCGAGCGCCACGCCTCCGCAGCCTCCACCACCGAGCAGTCCTGA